One part of the Arthrobacter tumbae genome encodes these proteins:
- a CDS encoding protein-tyrosine phosphatase family protein, translating into MDDAISAPGEAHTRAERERVEIACGGGIGRTGTAMSLLAVMGGVESADAVAWVRENYHPRAVETRRQRQWIREAAARFRT; encoded by the coding sequence ATGGACGACGCGATTAGCGCACCGGGCGAAGCTCATACTCGGGCGGAGCGCGAACGGGTTGAGATTGCCTGCGGTGGTGGGATAGGTCGCACCGGCACCGCCATGTCGCTCCTGGCGGTCATGGGCGGAGTCGAGTCCGCAGACGCTGTCGCCTGGGTGCGCGAGAATTACCACCCGCGCGCAGTCGAGACACGCCGACAGCGACAGTGGATCAGGGAGGCGGCGGCGCGCTTCCGCA